Proteins encoded together in one Micromonospora kangleipakensis window:
- a CDS encoding PLP-dependent aminotransferase family protein, whose translation MADPNPLPPAERTGRADRTLGSRQLAAMLPGLVGARPAYRHLAQGISELILDGRIALHVRLPAERELAAALNTSRTTITAVYDLLRESGYAHSRQGSGTWTALPAGRPPRGVTRLLDAQESAIDLARAASGLPEQALVDALGQVTPQLAEHAHTPGYHPYGLPELRAAIAERFTERGLTTGPEQILVTSGAQHAFTLVTGLLCRPGDRVMVENPSYPNALEAMRRARLRTVSVPVTDAGWDIEIVESTLRQVVPQLAYLIPDFHNPAGCLMPEQERGRVLRAAQRSGTWLVVDETLADLALDVPAPPPFASHAPPGGAGQVITVGSMSKTHWGGLRIGWLRAPARLVTELAGQRVATDMGGSVLDQLLALALLARTGELLPARLEQLRQQRAALAAALAEQIPQWTWRVPPGGLSLWVDLGEPVASALAERALENGVRIEGGAYFATDPGIFEQRLRIPYTTPPDTLREAIHRMAAALAGGLPLSAASRRPHWVA comes from the coding sequence GTGGCTGACCCGAACCCCCTCCCGCCCGCGGAGCGGACGGGCCGCGCGGACCGCACCCTCGGCAGCCGGCAGCTCGCCGCGATGCTGCCCGGCCTGGTGGGCGCCCGCCCCGCCTACCGCCACCTGGCCCAGGGCATCAGCGAGCTGATCCTGGACGGGCGCATCGCCCTGCACGTCAGACTCCCCGCCGAACGGGAACTCGCCGCCGCCCTGAACACCAGCAGGACCACCATCACCGCCGTGTACGACCTGCTGCGCGAGAGCGGCTACGCGCACAGCCGCCAGGGCTCCGGCACCTGGACGGCCCTGCCCGCGGGTCGCCCTCCGCGCGGCGTCACCCGCCTCCTCGACGCCCAGGAGAGCGCGATCGACCTGGCCCGAGCGGCATCCGGTCTGCCGGAGCAGGCACTCGTCGACGCCCTCGGCCAGGTCACCCCGCAGCTGGCCGAGCACGCGCACACCCCCGGCTACCACCCCTACGGCCTGCCGGAGCTGCGCGCCGCCATCGCCGAGCGGTTCACCGAGCGGGGCCTGACCACCGGGCCCGAACAGATCCTGGTGACCTCCGGCGCCCAGCACGCGTTCACGCTTGTCACGGGGCTGCTGTGCCGCCCCGGCGACCGGGTGATGGTCGAGAATCCGTCGTACCCGAACGCTCTCGAGGCGATGCGCCGCGCTCGGCTGCGCACCGTGTCGGTCCCCGTGACCGATGCCGGCTGGGACATCGAGATCGTCGAGTCGACTCTGCGTCAGGTGGTGCCCCAGCTGGCCTATCTGATCCCCGACTTCCACAACCCGGCCGGCTGCCTCATGCCCGAGCAGGAGCGCGGCCGCGTCCTGCGCGCCGCGCAACGCTCCGGCACCTGGCTGGTCGTCGACGAGACCCTGGCCGACCTCGCCCTCGACGTGCCCGCCCCGCCACCGTTCGCCTCCCACGCCCCGCCCGGTGGCGCCGGCCAGGTCATCACCGTCGGGTCGATGAGCAAGACCCACTGGGGCGGTCTGCGCATCGGCTGGCTGCGCGCCCCCGCGCGGCTGGTCACCGAGCTCGCCGGCCAGCGAGTCGCCACCGACATGGGCGGCTCGGTCCTGGACCAGCTCCTGGCCCTCGCCCTGCTGGCCCGGACCGGGGAGCTGCTGCCGGCCCGTCTGGAACAGCTGCGCCAGCAGCGCGCCGCCCTGGCCGCGGCCCTGGCCGAGCAGATCCCACAGTGGACCTGGCGAGTGCCGCCCGGCGGCCTGTCGCTCTGGGTCGACCTGGGCGAGCCCGTCGCTTCGGCGCTGGCCGAGCGAGCGCTGGAGAACGGGGTGCGGATCGAGGGCGGCGCCTACTTCGCGACCGACCCGGGGATCTTCGAACAACGCCTTCGCATCCCGTACACGACCCCTCCGGACACCCTGCGCGAGGCGATACACCGGATGGCCGCCGCCCTCGCCGGTGGCCTCCCGCTCTCGGCCGCCTCCCGACGACCGCACTGGGTCGCCTAA
- a CDS encoding GNAT family N-acetyltransferase, whose amino-acid sequence MTTWTTSLTHPDEPDAIFLLREYLTELVRRYHGRPDLPGEVDAALAESPSDHLAPPTGLLLLARHDGELAGCAGLRWRPGWAELTRVYVRTSFRGRGGGAAPLAAVEQRARAAGADRIRLDTRSDLVEARALYAPQLRGDPRLQRRQVRRALVREGAPAGVDDADPTR is encoded by the coding sequence GTGACAACCTGGACGACGAGTCTCACCCATCCCGACGAGCCCGACGCGATCTTCCTGCTGCGCGAGTACCTGACGGAGCTGGTCCGCCGCTACCACGGGCGCCCCGACCTGCCCGGCGAGGTGGATGCGGCCCTGGCCGAGTCGCCGAGCGACCATCTGGCGCCGCCGACCGGGCTGCTCCTGCTCGCCCGCCACGACGGGGAGCTGGCCGGCTGCGCGGGCCTGCGGTGGCGGCCCGGCTGGGCCGAGCTGACCCGGGTGTACGTGCGGACGTCCTTCCGCGGGCGCGGCGGCGGGGCCGCCCCGCTGGCCGCGGTCGAGCAGCGGGCCCGCGCCGCGGGTGCGGATCGGATCCGGCTGGACACCCGGTCCGACCTGGTCGAGGCCCGTGCCCTCTACGCGCCGCAACTACGCGGAGATCCCCGCCTACAACGACGACAGGTACGCCGAGCACTGGTTCGAGAAGGCGCTCCGGCCGGAGTTGACGACGCCGACCCGACGCGCTAA
- a CDS encoding Hsp20/alpha crystallin family protein: MLMRTDPFREIDRLAEQFFGTTARPAAMHLDAYRDGDWFYAAFDLPGVDPDSIDCTVERNVLTVRAERRRPAGDNVELVAAERPMGTFTRQLFLGDTLDTDKLEAGYENGVLTLRIPIAERAKPRRISITAPANARKQINA, translated from the coding sequence ATGCTGATGCGTACCGACCCGTTCCGTGAGATCGACCGGCTCGCCGAGCAGTTCTTCGGCACCACCGCCCGGCCGGCGGCCATGCACCTCGACGCCTACCGCGACGGCGACTGGTTCTACGCCGCCTTCGACCTGCCCGGCGTCGACCCGGACAGCATCGACTGCACGGTCGAGCGCAACGTGCTGACCGTCCGCGCCGAGCGGCGTCGTCCCGCCGGTGACAACGTCGAACTGGTCGCCGCCGAGCGGCCGATGGGCACCTTCACCCGGCAACTGTTCCTCGGCGACACCCTCGACACCGACAAGCTGGAGGCGGGCTACGAGAACGGGGTGCTGACCCTGCGCATCCCGATCGCGGAGCGCGCCAAGCCGCGGCGGATCAGCATCACCGCGCCGGCGAACGCCCGCAAGCAGATCAACGCCTGA
- a CDS encoding tyrosine-type recombinase/integrase — MLRPDTPVLARASARPALPGGPTDFTEAWLRNRRLSEHTRDAYRRDIAGWLAWCAGRGLDPLRASFLDVNDYGRALEATLGVRSGRPLTPATVARRLSALSSWYDFLVKLRAVDANPVSGADRPRIDRDHSATVGLTPEEVDALLAAAEADGGPTAARNRAAIALLADLGLRVGELISLDLTDLGAERGHRSVRFVGKGGKVRRRALTPGTAYAVDAYLATRAAAEGVTVPELTGPLLATATGGRLDRHSVFRLVRRLAQAAGIPAWAKLSPHSLRHAFATTARAEGVPLEDVQDAMGHADPRTTRRYDRDRHNLDRDPAYVIWAARARRRG, encoded by the coding sequence ATGCTTCGCCCCGACACCCCGGTGCTGGCCCGCGCGTCGGCCCGGCCGGCCCTGCCGGGCGGGCCGACCGACTTCACCGAGGCCTGGCTGCGCAACCGGCGGCTGTCGGAGCACACCCGTGACGCGTACCGGCGGGACATCGCCGGCTGGCTGGCCTGGTGCGCCGGGCGGGGCCTGGACCCGCTGCGGGCGAGCTTCCTCGACGTCAACGATTACGGTCGGGCGCTGGAGGCCACGCTCGGGGTCCGCAGTGGCCGGCCGCTCACCCCGGCCACCGTGGCGCGCCGGCTCTCCGCCCTGTCCAGCTGGTACGACTTCCTGGTCAAGCTGCGCGCCGTCGACGCCAACCCGGTCTCCGGGGCGGACCGGCCGCGGATCGACCGGGACCACTCCGCCACGGTCGGCCTCACCCCGGAGGAGGTCGACGCCCTGCTCGCCGCCGCCGAGGCGGACGGCGGCCCGACCGCCGCGCGCAACCGCGCCGCGATCGCCCTCCTGGCCGACCTGGGGCTCCGGGTCGGCGAGCTGATCTCGCTCGACCTGACCGACCTGGGTGCCGAGCGGGGGCACCGCAGCGTGCGCTTCGTCGGCAAGGGCGGCAAGGTCCGCCGCCGCGCGCTGACTCCCGGGACCGCGTACGCGGTGGACGCCTACCTGGCCACCCGGGCCGCCGCGGAGGGAGTGACGGTGCCGGAGCTGACCGGCCCGCTGCTGGCCACCGCGACCGGCGGCCGGCTGGATCGGCACTCGGTGTTCCGGCTGGTGCGCCGGCTGGCCCAGGCGGCGGGCATCCCGGCCTGGGCGAAGCTGTCGCCGCACTCGCTGCGGCACGCGTTCGCCACCACCGCCCGGGCGGAGGGGGTGCCGCTGGAGGACGTGCAGGACGCGATGGGTCACGCCGACCCCCGCACCACCCGCCGGTACGACCGGGACCGGCACAACCTCGACCGCGACCCGGCGTACGTCATCTGGGCCGCCCGGGCCCGGCGCCGCGGCTGA
- a CDS encoding LLM class flavin-dependent oxidoreductase yields the protein MRHGLEICCGGPSVTASLLVELGELAERAGWDGLFFEDYLIYYDGDDPPTYDPWLLLTAIAGRTGHVRLGTTVTSLPRRRPAKLAREVLTLDHLSAGRATVAVGVGDPKDRGVAAFGEQTDLKTRAAMLDEGLDLLVGLLGGDRVAHRGAHYRADGVTMRPAPVQAPRVPVWVGGSTQAKAVLRRAARADGIVPYKLTDTDGWSDLTPDEVHDLVTALPATRADGEPFDVAIGGRRRRPDERAERAYVGELAAAGATWWLEFIKAGDPAAMRAAVARGPLR from the coding sequence ATGAGACACGGACTGGAGATCTGCTGCGGCGGCCCGTCGGTGACGGCATCCCTTCTGGTCGAGCTGGGGGAGCTGGCCGAGCGTGCCGGCTGGGACGGGTTGTTCTTCGAGGACTACCTGATTTACTACGACGGCGATGACCCGCCCACGTACGACCCGTGGCTGCTGCTCACCGCGATCGCCGGGCGCACCGGCCACGTCCGGCTGGGCACCACGGTGACCTCATTGCCGCGCCGACGTCCGGCGAAGCTGGCCCGGGAGGTGCTCACCCTCGACCACCTCTCCGCCGGCCGCGCCACCGTCGCGGTCGGCGTGGGCGACCCGAAGGACCGCGGCGTGGCGGCGTTCGGGGAGCAGACCGACCTGAAGACCCGGGCGGCGATGCTCGACGAGGGCCTTGACCTGCTGGTCGGGCTGCTCGGCGGTGACCGGGTCGCGCACCGGGGCGCCCACTACCGGGCCGACGGGGTGACGATGCGCCCGGCGCCGGTGCAGGCGCCCCGGGTGCCGGTCTGGGTCGGCGGCAGCACCCAGGCGAAGGCGGTGCTGCGGCGCGCCGCCCGCGCCGACGGGATTGTGCCGTACAAGCTGACCGACACCGACGGCTGGTCCGACCTCACCCCGGACGAGGTGCACGACCTGGTGACCGCGCTGCCGGCGACCCGCGCCGACGGGGAGCCGTTCGACGTGGCGATCGGCGGCCGCCGGCGCCGTCCGGACGAGCGCGCCGAGCGGGCGTACGTGGGCGAGCTGGCGGCGGCCGGGGCGACCTGGTGGCTGGAGTTCATCAAAGCCGGTGACCCGGCGGCGATGCGCGCGGCCGTCGCCCGCGGCCCGCTGCGCTGA
- a CDS encoding helix-turn-helix transcriptional regulator gives MRASRLVSLLLLLQTRGRMTAQELAGALEVSVRTVYRDVESLSAAGVPVYADRGPAGGYRLLEGYRTRLTGLTAPEAEALFLAGMPGPAADLGLGPVLAAAELKLLAALPDELADRGGRARQRFHLDAPGWFRNPEPTPHLTALARAVWEDRLVEVRYRRWKTPREVTRVLAPLGVVLKAGRWYLVARSGEQVRTYRVGAVLDLVVLDERFDRLADFDLAGFWREWTARYERGVYRDEARVRMTVAALEFMSYVSPPEMSRAARAAAGAPDESGWLETTVPIESVRHGHVELLKLGAEVEVLAPAELRERFTATAHALAGLYPLPAEAAGTSGADAPAGPVVRR, from the coding sequence GTGCGTGCCAGCCGGCTGGTCTCCCTGCTGCTGCTCCTGCAGACCCGGGGGCGGATGACCGCCCAGGAACTCGCCGGCGCCCTGGAAGTGTCGGTGCGGACCGTCTACCGGGACGTCGAGTCGCTCAGCGCCGCCGGGGTGCCGGTGTACGCCGACCGCGGTCCGGCCGGCGGGTACCGGCTGCTGGAGGGGTACCGGACCCGGTTGACCGGGTTGACCGCGCCGGAGGCCGAGGCGCTCTTCCTGGCCGGCATGCCCGGTCCGGCGGCCGATCTCGGCCTCGGCCCGGTGCTCGCGGCGGCGGAGTTGAAGCTGCTCGCCGCGCTCCCCGACGAACTGGCCGACCGGGGTGGCCGGGCTCGGCAGCGGTTCCACCTGGACGCGCCGGGCTGGTTCCGGAACCCGGAGCCCACCCCGCACCTGACCGCGCTGGCCCGCGCGGTGTGGGAGGACCGGCTGGTCGAGGTCCGTTACCGCCGGTGGAAGACCCCGCGGGAGGTGACCCGGGTGCTCGCCCCGCTGGGCGTGGTGCTCAAGGCCGGCCGCTGGTACCTGGTGGCCCGCTCCGGCGAGCAGGTGCGGACCTACCGGGTCGGCGCGGTCCTCGACCTGGTAGTGCTCGACGAGCGGTTCGACCGGCTGGCCGACTTCGACCTGGCCGGCTTCTGGCGGGAGTGGACCGCCCGGTACGAGCGCGGCGTCTACCGCGACGAGGCCCGGGTGCGGATGACGGTGGCCGCGCTGGAGTTCATGTCGTACGTCTCCCCGCCGGAGATGAGCCGGGCCGCCCGGGCCGCCGCCGGTGCGCCCGACGAGTCCGGCTGGCTGGAGACCACCGTGCCGATCGAGTCGGTCAGGCACGGGCACGTGGAGCTGCTCAAGCTGGGCGCCGAGGTGGAGGTGCTCGCCCCGGCGGAGCTGCGGGAGCGGTTCACCGCCACCGCGCACGCGCTCGCCGGGCTGTACCCACTGCCCGCCGAGGCGGCGGGGACGTCCGGCGCGGACGCCCCCGCCGGCCCGGTGGTCAGGCGTTGA
- a CDS encoding YczE/YyaS/YitT family protein — MPLGERPLRRLPQLFVGLALYGFSLSLMVRASLGVNPWSVLYQGLEQHSSLSFGTISAVLGVLVLLLWIPLRQRPTFGTVANIVVLAYSSDLGLALLPPHLALPARVGLLAGGVLLNGVSVAVYVGARCGPGPRDGLMTGASAATGRSIRLVRTLIEIAVLAAGWLLGGGVGVGTVLYALAVGPTTQFFMPWFAYRSTAERVRHATPTEKATQGS, encoded by the coding sequence GTGCCTCTCGGTGAGCGCCCGCTGCGACGCCTGCCCCAGCTCTTCGTCGGCCTCGCCCTGTACGGATTCAGCCTCTCGCTCATGGTCCGGGCCTCGCTGGGCGTCAACCCCTGGAGCGTCCTGTACCAGGGGCTGGAGCAGCACAGCTCCCTGAGCTTCGGCACGATCAGCGCCGTCCTGGGAGTTCTCGTGCTGCTGCTCTGGATCCCCCTCCGGCAGCGGCCGACGTTCGGCACCGTCGCCAACATCGTCGTCCTGGCGTACTCATCCGACCTCGGCCTCGCGCTCCTCCCCCCGCACCTCGCGCTCCCCGCCCGGGTCGGTCTGCTCGCCGGAGGTGTCCTCCTCAACGGGGTGTCCGTCGCCGTCTACGTCGGCGCGCGCTGCGGCCCCGGACCCCGGGACGGGCTGATGACCGGCGCGTCCGCCGCGACCGGCCGTTCCATCCGGCTGGTCCGCACCCTGATCGAGATCGCCGTGCTCGCCGCAGGCTGGCTGCTCGGTGGGGGCGTGGGCGTGGGCACCGTGCTGTACGCGCTCGCGGTCGGCCCGACCACCCAGTTCTTCATGCCGTGGTTCGCCTACCGGAGCACTGCCGAACGCGTGCGCCACGCGACACCGACCGAGAAGGCGACTCAGGGCTCGTGA